The following proteins are co-located in the Mus caroli chromosome 7, CAROLI_EIJ_v1.1, whole genome shotgun sequence genome:
- the LOC110299222 gene encoding zinc finger protein 665-like isoform X2, translating to MTLEGFGFATKKTSRTEDRGAMAADPNFQQKSQPLGAEEQPESCERWMSFEDVTVNFSQEEWQQLDSAQRHLYQEVMLEIYSHLLAVGYSIPSPGVIFRMEKGKEAQTAKAEFPGQRCQEKSGNDTLPQKASGKTSVYSNVANEVTRDGSWCSLLQELWQGADITKRGQQNQILLFPPGSFLKKTLSKNSDHEYQKPRETIPLGPYLISTQEGLPQYHSLPKSLDLSLGANGQNESAQLIDIVASSQLLIPGSCNANCVLTHGGEESYRSTGNGDVLSHKQPLIYGNGFQVKADQSSQCQEVLYAISLHKPEITLTVDRPIVSYSGGKAFLYVSDSLSHPFQLKVDRVVHTGGDPYKCSSCEKSFCNEAALQQHEQIHTEEKLYVCTLCGKAFSDGSAFYEHELIHKNHTPFICDICGKAFLRKSELTSHKQCHNGEKPYKCNDCEKSFKFPSQLKVHHQIHTGEKPYECRECGKSFSKTAKLKVHQRIHTGEKPYVCSQCGKAFNQKSILDRHEKLHPGEKPYKCSDCGKSFNYPSQLKVHCHSHTGEKPYKCHECGKSFNFPCELKVHYQNHTGEKPYKCRECWKLFSKMSQLKAHYRVHTGERPYKCSHCGKAFSTKEQVQEHERIHTGEKPFVCTECGKAFSSRSSFRKHQLIHTKEKPFVSQKCETGLQEATLIPHQQLHIGEKPYKCPDCGKLFNYPSQLKSHYQIHTGEKPCKCPDCGKSFSKTSQLKAHSRIHTGERPYVCSVCGKAFKQLSTLSRHEKIHMVEKPYKCSFCGKSFCSPSELKVHLLIHTGERPYKCSSCWKAFCTKVQLQEHERIHTGERPYVCTHCGKAFRSRSVFSKHKLIHRKETPFICERCGKVFLQKSELTSHLQTHIEDKP from the exons ATGACTCTTGAGGGATTTGGATTTGCTACGAAGAAAACGTCAAGAACAGAAGACAGAGGGGCCATGGCTGCAGATCCAAATTTCCAACAGAAGAGCCAGCCATTGGGTGCAGAGGAGCAGCCTGAGTCCTGTGAG AGATGGATGTCCTTTGAGGATGTAACTGTGAACTTCAGCCAGGAGGAGTGGCAGCAACTGGACTCCGCCCAGAGACACCTGTACCAGGAGGTGATGCTGGAGATCTACAGCCACCTCTTGGCAGTGG GGTATTCCATTCCCAGCCCTGGAGTCATCTTTAggatggaaaaaggaaaggaggcacAGACAGCAAAGGCTGAATTCCCAGGCCAGAGATGTCAAG aaaaatcaggaaatgaTACCTTACCACAGAAAGCGTCCGGGAAAACTTCAGTTTATAGCAATGTGGCAAATGAAGTGACAAGAGATGGTTCATGGTGTTCCCTTTTACAAGAACTATGGCAGGGTGCTGACATTACAAAGAGAGGTCAACAAAACCAGATTCTACTCTTCCCTCCTGGCTCTTTCCTCAAGAAAACTCTGAGCAAAAATAGTGATCATGAATATCAAAAGCCCAGGGAAACCATTCCTTTGGGTCCCTACCTCATTTCAACACAAGAGGGTCTTCCACAATATCACTCACTTCCAAAAAGTTTGGATCTAAGCCTAGGAGCGAATGGTCAGAATGAAAGCGCTCAGCTCATTGACATTGTTGCATCCAGTCAACTCcttataccaggctcctgtaaTGCTAACTGTGTGCTTACTCATGGAGGAGAAGAATCATACAGAAGTACTGGGAATGGAGATGTTCTCAGCCATAAACAACCACTGATCTATGGAAACGGTTTTCAGGTGAAAGCAGATCAAAGTTCTCAGTGTCAGGAGGTGCTCTATGCCATATCTTTGCATAAACCTGAGATCACTCTCACTGTGGACAGACCTATTGTTTCCTACAGTGGTGGAAAGGCTTTCCTTTATGTGTCAGATTCACTGAGCCATCCATTCCAGCTGAAGGTGGACCGTGTAGTTCACACTGGAGGAGACCCTTACAAGTGTAGCAGCTGTGAGAAATCCTTTTGTAATGAGGCTGCACTCCAGCAGCACGAGCAGATTCACACAGAAGAGAAACTGTATGTGTGTACTCTGTGTGGAAAAGCCTTCAGTGATGGGTCAGCTTTCTATGAACATGAATTGATTCACAAGAATCACACACCTTTTATCTGTGACATTTGTGGGAAGGCCTTCTTACGTAAATCAGAGTTGACATCCCATAAACAATGTCAcaatggagagaagccttacaaatgcaATGACTGTGAGAAGTCATTTAAATTTCCATCCCAACTGAAGGTGCATCATCAGATTCATACGGGTGAGAAGCCTTATGAATGCCGTGAATGTGGGAAGTCATTCAGTAAAACAGCCAAACTCAAGGTGCACCAACGGATTCATACAGGGGAGAAACCTTATGTGTGTTCTCAATGTGGAAAGGCCTTCAATCAGAAATCAATACTAGACCGGCATGAAAAGCTTCACCCTGGGgagaagccttacaaatgcaGTGACTGTGGGAAGTCATTTAATTACCCATCCCAACTGAAGGTGCATTGCCATAGTCACACAGGGGAGAAGCCTTACAAATGCCATGAGTGTGGGAAATCATTTAACTTTCCATGTGAACTGAAGGTGCATTATCAGAATCACACGGGAGAGAAGCCGTACAAATGCCGTGAATGTTGGAAACTGTTCAGTAAAATGTCCCAACTGAAGGCACATTATCGAGTTCACACAGGAGAGAGACCTTATAAGTGCAGCCACTGTGGGAAAGCCTTCTCTACTAAAGAACAAGTCCAAGAGCATGAGCgaatccacacaggagagaaaccctttgTGTGCACTGAATGTGGAAAAGCCTTCAGTAGCAGGTCCTCTTTTCGTAAGCATCAGTTAATTCACACTAAAGAGAAACCTTTTGTCTCTCAGAAATGTGAGACAGGCCTCCAGGAGGCTACTTTGATACCCCATCAGCAACTTCATATTGGTGAGAAGCCTTACAAATGCCCTGACTGTGGGAAGTTGTTTAATTATCCATCCCAATTGAAGTCACATTATCaaatccacacaggagagaagccttgtAAATGTCCTGACTGTGGGAAATCATTTAGTAAAACATCTCAACTGAAGGCACATTCTCGAATACACACAGGGGAGAGGCcttatgtgtgttctgtgtgtgggAAGGCCTTCAAACAATTGTCAACATTGAGTAGACATGAAAAAATTCACATGGTGGAAAAGCCTTACAAATGTAGTTTCTGTGGGAAGTCCTTTTGCTCTCCATCTGAACTGAAGGTGCATCTTCTAATTCACACAGGGGAGAGACCTTATAAATGCAGCAGCTGTTGGAAAGCCTTTTGTACTAAGGTCCAACTCCAAGAACATGAGCGaattcacacaggagagagaCCTTATGTGTGCACTCATTGTGGGAAAGCCTTTAGAAGCAGGTCAGTTTTCTCTAAACATAAGTTGATTCACAGGAAGGAAACCCCTTTTATCTGTGAGAGATGTGGGAAAGTGTTCTTACAGAAGTCAGAGTTGACATCCCATCTACAAACTCATATTGAAGACAAGCCTTAA
- the LOC110299222 gene encoding zinc finger protein 665-like isoform X1: MEWGSRASPSSTSMTLEGFGFATKKTSRTEDRGAMAADPNFQQKSQPLGAEEQPESCERWMSFEDVTVNFSQEEWQQLDSAQRHLYQEVMLEIYSHLLAVGYSIPSPGVIFRMEKGKEAQTAKAEFPGQRCQEKSGNDTLPQKASGKTSVYSNVANEVTRDGSWCSLLQELWQGADITKRGQQNQILLFPPGSFLKKTLSKNSDHEYQKPRETIPLGPYLISTQEGLPQYHSLPKSLDLSLGANGQNESAQLIDIVASSQLLIPGSCNANCVLTHGGEESYRSTGNGDVLSHKQPLIYGNGFQVKADQSSQCQEVLYAISLHKPEITLTVDRPIVSYSGGKAFLYVSDSLSHPFQLKVDRVVHTGGDPYKCSSCEKSFCNEAALQQHEQIHTEEKLYVCTLCGKAFSDGSAFYEHELIHKNHTPFICDICGKAFLRKSELTSHKQCHNGEKPYKCNDCEKSFKFPSQLKVHHQIHTGEKPYECRECGKSFSKTAKLKVHQRIHTGEKPYVCSQCGKAFNQKSILDRHEKLHPGEKPYKCSDCGKSFNYPSQLKVHCHSHTGEKPYKCHECGKSFNFPCELKVHYQNHTGEKPYKCRECWKLFSKMSQLKAHYRVHTGERPYKCSHCGKAFSTKEQVQEHERIHTGEKPFVCTECGKAFSSRSSFRKHQLIHTKEKPFVSQKCETGLQEATLIPHQQLHIGEKPYKCPDCGKLFNYPSQLKSHYQIHTGEKPCKCPDCGKSFSKTSQLKAHSRIHTGERPYVCSVCGKAFKQLSTLSRHEKIHMVEKPYKCSFCGKSFCSPSELKVHLLIHTGERPYKCSSCWKAFCTKVQLQEHERIHTGERPYVCTHCGKAFRSRSVFSKHKLIHRKETPFICERCGKVFLQKSELTSHLQTHIEDKP, from the exons ATGGAGTGGGGGTCGCGTG CTAGCCCTTCTTCAACGTCCATGACTCTTGAGGGATTTGGATTTGCTACGAAGAAAACGTCAAGAACAGAAGACAGAGGGGCCATGGCTGCAGATCCAAATTTCCAACAGAAGAGCCAGCCATTGGGTGCAGAGGAGCAGCCTGAGTCCTGTGAG AGATGGATGTCCTTTGAGGATGTAACTGTGAACTTCAGCCAGGAGGAGTGGCAGCAACTGGACTCCGCCCAGAGACACCTGTACCAGGAGGTGATGCTGGAGATCTACAGCCACCTCTTGGCAGTGG GGTATTCCATTCCCAGCCCTGGAGTCATCTTTAggatggaaaaaggaaaggaggcacAGACAGCAAAGGCTGAATTCCCAGGCCAGAGATGTCAAG aaaaatcaggaaatgaTACCTTACCACAGAAAGCGTCCGGGAAAACTTCAGTTTATAGCAATGTGGCAAATGAAGTGACAAGAGATGGTTCATGGTGTTCCCTTTTACAAGAACTATGGCAGGGTGCTGACATTACAAAGAGAGGTCAACAAAACCAGATTCTACTCTTCCCTCCTGGCTCTTTCCTCAAGAAAACTCTGAGCAAAAATAGTGATCATGAATATCAAAAGCCCAGGGAAACCATTCCTTTGGGTCCCTACCTCATTTCAACACAAGAGGGTCTTCCACAATATCACTCACTTCCAAAAAGTTTGGATCTAAGCCTAGGAGCGAATGGTCAGAATGAAAGCGCTCAGCTCATTGACATTGTTGCATCCAGTCAACTCcttataccaggctcctgtaaTGCTAACTGTGTGCTTACTCATGGAGGAGAAGAATCATACAGAAGTACTGGGAATGGAGATGTTCTCAGCCATAAACAACCACTGATCTATGGAAACGGTTTTCAGGTGAAAGCAGATCAAAGTTCTCAGTGTCAGGAGGTGCTCTATGCCATATCTTTGCATAAACCTGAGATCACTCTCACTGTGGACAGACCTATTGTTTCCTACAGTGGTGGAAAGGCTTTCCTTTATGTGTCAGATTCACTGAGCCATCCATTCCAGCTGAAGGTGGACCGTGTAGTTCACACTGGAGGAGACCCTTACAAGTGTAGCAGCTGTGAGAAATCCTTTTGTAATGAGGCTGCACTCCAGCAGCACGAGCAGATTCACACAGAAGAGAAACTGTATGTGTGTACTCTGTGTGGAAAAGCCTTCAGTGATGGGTCAGCTTTCTATGAACATGAATTGATTCACAAGAATCACACACCTTTTATCTGTGACATTTGTGGGAAGGCCTTCTTACGTAAATCAGAGTTGACATCCCATAAACAATGTCAcaatggagagaagccttacaaatgcaATGACTGTGAGAAGTCATTTAAATTTCCATCCCAACTGAAGGTGCATCATCAGATTCATACGGGTGAGAAGCCTTATGAATGCCGTGAATGTGGGAAGTCATTCAGTAAAACAGCCAAACTCAAGGTGCACCAACGGATTCATACAGGGGAGAAACCTTATGTGTGTTCTCAATGTGGAAAGGCCTTCAATCAGAAATCAATACTAGACCGGCATGAAAAGCTTCACCCTGGGgagaagccttacaaatgcaGTGACTGTGGGAAGTCATTTAATTACCCATCCCAACTGAAGGTGCATTGCCATAGTCACACAGGGGAGAAGCCTTACAAATGCCATGAGTGTGGGAAATCATTTAACTTTCCATGTGAACTGAAGGTGCATTATCAGAATCACACGGGAGAGAAGCCGTACAAATGCCGTGAATGTTGGAAACTGTTCAGTAAAATGTCCCAACTGAAGGCACATTATCGAGTTCACACAGGAGAGAGACCTTATAAGTGCAGCCACTGTGGGAAAGCCTTCTCTACTAAAGAACAAGTCCAAGAGCATGAGCgaatccacacaggagagaaaccctttgTGTGCACTGAATGTGGAAAAGCCTTCAGTAGCAGGTCCTCTTTTCGTAAGCATCAGTTAATTCACACTAAAGAGAAACCTTTTGTCTCTCAGAAATGTGAGACAGGCCTCCAGGAGGCTACTTTGATACCCCATCAGCAACTTCATATTGGTGAGAAGCCTTACAAATGCCCTGACTGTGGGAAGTTGTTTAATTATCCATCCCAATTGAAGTCACATTATCaaatccacacaggagagaagccttgtAAATGTCCTGACTGTGGGAAATCATTTAGTAAAACATCTCAACTGAAGGCACATTCTCGAATACACACAGGGGAGAGGCcttatgtgtgttctgtgtgtgggAAGGCCTTCAAACAATTGTCAACATTGAGTAGACATGAAAAAATTCACATGGTGGAAAAGCCTTACAAATGTAGTTTCTGTGGGAAGTCCTTTTGCTCTCCATCTGAACTGAAGGTGCATCTTCTAATTCACACAGGGGAGAGACCTTATAAATGCAGCAGCTGTTGGAAAGCCTTTTGTACTAAGGTCCAACTCCAAGAACATGAGCGaattcacacaggagagagaCCTTATGTGTGCACTCATTGTGGGAAAGCCTTTAGAAGCAGGTCAGTTTTCTCTAAACATAAGTTGATTCACAGGAAGGAAACCCCTTTTATCTGTGAGAGATGTGGGAAAGTGTTCTTACAGAAGTCAGAGTTGACATCCCATCTACAAACTCATATTGAAGACAAGCCTTAA